The proteins below are encoded in one region of Shewanella putrefaciens:
- a CDS encoding efflux RND transporter periplasmic adaptor subunit, whose amino-acid sequence MPSYRRLPLAMLLSLLPLSALLSGCSPAESSVQTPPIRPVKLFEVVQLEGGDFRTFPARVAANSRAELSFRISGQLTELALVEGQTVTEGSLLAKLDDRDAYNNLMTREAEHELLAADFKRKVELLNRKLISQSEFDSTQAQLKSAKAALAAARDQLSYTRLTAPFNGTIAKRLVDNHQIVQANQGVLTLQNNNLLDVSIQVPEAMAASLNEYIKQPNFSAKVRFSALEGIEFDARFKEYSTQVTPGTQAYEVVFSLPQPKDIQLLPGMSAELTLALVKATEHSKIPVTAVDPITEMAPITAIVPVTAIDKSDQDGKVQVWLYQAQSGEVSPVEVTLGRVTNQGIEILGGIKKGDLIVSAGVSQLSNGMKVKPLRWQRGV is encoded by the coding sequence ATGCCATCATATCGACGCTTGCCCTTAGCCATGCTGCTTTCGCTCCTGCCGCTTTCTGCCCTGCTGAGCGGCTGTTCACCGGCTGAAAGTTCTGTACAAACGCCGCCCATTCGCCCGGTCAAATTGTTCGAAGTAGTGCAACTCGAAGGGGGAGATTTTAGAACTTTCCCAGCAAGGGTCGCCGCCAATAGCCGCGCCGAATTATCGTTTCGAATTTCAGGGCAATTAACCGAACTGGCATTGGTGGAGGGGCAAACCGTTACCGAGGGGAGCTTGCTGGCGAAACTCGACGACAGAGACGCCTACAATAATCTGATGACCCGCGAGGCGGAGCATGAACTCTTAGCCGCCGACTTTAAACGTAAGGTGGAGCTGCTCAATCGCAAGCTGATTTCCCAGTCCGAATTCGATAGCACTCAGGCCCAATTGAAATCCGCTAAGGCGGCCCTAGCGGCGGCGCGCGATCAACTCAGTTATACCCGCTTAACCGCGCCCTTTAACGGCACTATTGCGAAACGGTTAGTGGATAATCATCAGATAGTGCAGGCCAACCAAGGCGTACTAACCTTGCAAAACAATAACTTACTCGATGTGAGCATCCAAGTGCCCGAGGCCATGGCCGCCAGCCTAAACGAGTATATCAAGCAGCCAAACTTTAGCGCAAAGGTGCGTTTTAGCGCGTTAGAAGGCATAGAGTTTGACGCGAGATTTAAAGAATACTCAACCCAAGTCACCCCTGGTACTCAGGCCTATGAAGTGGTGTTTTCATTACCACAACCTAAAGATATTCAATTACTTCCGGGTATGAGCGCCGAGCTAACTTTGGCCTTAGTCAAGGCCACTGAGCACAGCAAAATCCCAGTGACCGCAGTTGATCCAATAACCGAAATGGCTCCTATAACCGCCATAGTCCCTGTGACCGCTATCGATAAGAGCGACCAAGATGGCAAAGTGCAGGTTTGGCTATATCAAGCCCAATCCGGCGAGGTCAGCCCAGTTGAGGTCACACTCGGGCGAGTAACTAACCAAGGGATTGAAATCTTGGGCGGTATCAAAAAGGGCGATCTGATTGTGAGTGCGGGCGTTTCCCAATTATCCAATGGCATGAAAGTTAAGCCGCTACGCTGGCAGCGTGGAGTATAA